The following are encoded together in the Xanthomonas vesicatoria ATCC 35937 genome:
- the ptsP gene encoding phosphoenolpyruvate--protein phosphotransferase, which translates to MSSPSPAPVTPELIRLRAQARDKDDAIAQAAQLLVAAGCVAPGYDASMRRREGLANTFLGHGLAIPHGVGEDRHLVRRDGIAVLQLPEGVEWNPGQITRLVVGIAAQSDTHITLLRRLTRLIQDPAQLEALFTTDDPGVIVAALTGDRAPDSSAVPATDLAERFEWTIAYPSGLHARPATRWAETARGFSARAQVRAGDQAADAKSLVGLLQLGLRAGDSITVSAEGGDAAALLKRLRAVMDSLTAQEKADAERAAQRRAAPVVGWTPPQAQPAIVGIGASPGVAIGIVHRLRAAQTEVADQPVGLGDGGAQLHDALTRTRQQLAAIQDDTQRRLGASDAAIFKAQAELLNDTDLITRTCQLMVEGHGVAWSWHQAVEQIASGLAALGNPVLAGRAADLRDVGRRVLAQLDPAAASAGLTDLPEQPCILLASDLSPSDTANLDTARVFGLATAQGGPTSHTAILSRTLGLPALVAAGGQLLDIEDGVTAIIDGSSGRLYLNPSEQDLDAARTHIAEQQAIREREAAQRALPAETTDGHHIDIGANVNLPDQVAMALTQGAEGVGLMRTEFLFLESGSTPSEDEQYQTYLAMAQALDGRPLIVRALDIGGDKQVAHLELPHEENPFLGVRGARLLLRRPDLLEPQLRALYRAAKDGARLSIMFPMITSVPELIALRAICARIRAELDAPEVPIGIMIEVPAAAAQADVLARHADFFSIGTNDLTQYVLAIDRQNPELAAEADSLHPAVLRMIRSTIEGARKHDRWVGVCGGLAGDAFGASLLAGLGVQELSMTPNDIPAVKARLRGTALSALQQLAEQALNCETAEQVRALEVQREDRA; encoded by the coding sequence TTGTCTTCTCCGTCGCCCGCCCCCGTCACTCCCGAGCTCATCCGTCTGCGTGCGCAGGCCCGCGACAAGGACGATGCCATCGCCCAGGCTGCTCAATTGCTGGTCGCCGCCGGCTGCGTAGCGCCCGGTTACGACGCCAGCATGCGACGCCGCGAAGGCCTGGCAAACACCTTCCTGGGCCATGGCTTGGCGATCCCGCACGGCGTGGGCGAGGACCGCCACCTGGTGCGCCGCGACGGCATTGCGGTGCTGCAGCTGCCCGAAGGCGTGGAGTGGAACCCCGGCCAGATCACCCGACTGGTGGTGGGCATCGCTGCCCAGTCCGACACCCATATCACCCTGCTACGCCGGCTGACCCGGTTGATCCAGGACCCGGCGCAGCTGGAAGCGCTGTTCACCACCGACGACCCCGGCGTGATCGTGGCCGCGCTCACCGGCGACCGCGCCCCCGACAGCAGCGCCGTGCCGGCCACCGATCTGGCCGAGCGCTTCGAGTGGACCATCGCCTACCCCAGCGGCCTGCACGCGCGCCCGGCCACCCGCTGGGCCGAAACCGCGCGCGGCTTCAGCGCCCGCGCCCAGGTGCGCGCTGGCGACCAGGCCGCCGATGCCAAGAGCCTGGTCGGCCTGCTGCAACTCGGCCTGCGCGCCGGCGACAGCATCACCGTCTCGGCCGAAGGCGGCGATGCCGCCGCCTTGCTCAAGCGCCTGCGCGCGGTGATGGACAGCCTGACCGCACAGGAAAAGGCTGATGCCGAACGTGCCGCGCAACGCCGCGCCGCCCCGGTGGTCGGCTGGACCCCGCCGCAGGCGCAGCCGGCCATCGTCGGCATCGGCGCCAGCCCGGGCGTGGCGATCGGCATCGTGCACCGCCTGCGCGCGGCGCAGACCGAGGTGGCCGATCAACCGGTTGGCCTGGGCGATGGCGGCGCGCAGCTGCACGACGCATTGACCCGCACCCGCCAGCAGCTGGCGGCGATCCAGGACGATACCCAGCGCCGGCTCGGCGCCTCGGACGCGGCCATCTTCAAGGCCCAGGCCGAGCTGCTCAACGACACCGACCTGATCACCCGCACCTGCCAGCTGATGGTCGAAGGCCATGGCGTTGCATGGTCGTGGCATCAGGCGGTGGAACAGATCGCCTCCGGCCTGGCGGCGCTGGGCAACCCGGTGCTGGCCGGCCGCGCAGCCGACTTGCGCGACGTCGGCCGCCGTGTGCTGGCCCAGCTGGACCCGGCGGCGGCGAGCGCTGGCCTCACCGACCTGCCCGAGCAGCCCTGCATCCTGCTGGCCAGCGACCTGTCGCCGTCGGACACCGCCAACCTGGACACCGCGCGCGTGTTCGGCCTGGCCACCGCACAGGGCGGCCCGACCTCGCACACCGCGATCCTGTCGCGCACCCTGGGCCTGCCGGCTCTGGTCGCAGCCGGGGGCCAGTTGCTGGACATCGAAGATGGCGTCACCGCGATCATCGACGGCAGCAGCGGCCGGCTCTATCTCAACCCGTCCGAGCAGGATCTGGACGCCGCGCGCACCCATATCGCAGAACAACAGGCCATCCGCGAGCGCGAAGCCGCGCAGCGCGCCCTGCCCGCCGAGACCACCGACGGCCACCACATCGACATCGGCGCCAACGTCAACCTGCCCGATCAGGTGGCCATGGCGCTAACCCAAGGCGCCGAAGGCGTGGGCCTGATGCGTACCGAATTCCTGTTCCTGGAAAGCGGTAGCACGCCCAGCGAAGACGAGCAGTACCAAACCTACCTTGCGATGGCGCAGGCCCTGGATGGCCGCCCGCTGATCGTGCGCGCGCTGGACATCGGCGGCGACAAGCAGGTGGCGCACCTGGAACTGCCGCACGAAGAAAACCCGTTCCTGGGCGTGCGCGGCGCGCGCCTGCTGCTGCGTCGCCCGGACCTGCTGGAGCCGCAACTGCGTGCGCTGTACCGCGCTGCCAAGGACGGTGCGCGGCTGTCGATCATGTTCCCGATGATCACCTCGGTGCCGGAGCTAATCGCCTTGCGCGCCATCTGCGCGCGCATCCGCGCCGAGCTGGATGCGCCCGAAGTGCCGATCGGCATCATGATCGAAGTGCCCGCCGCCGCCGCGCAGGCCGACGTGCTTGCGCGCCATGCGGACTTCTTCTCGATCGGCACCAACGACCTCACCCAGTACGTGCTGGCGATCGACCGCCAGAACCCGGAACTGGCCGCCGAAGCCGATAGTCTGCACCCGGCGGTGCTGCGCATGATCCGCAGCACGATTGAAGGCGCGCGCAAGCACGACCGTTGGGTTGGCGTGTGCGGCGGTCTGGCCGGCGATGCGTTCGGCGCCAGCCTGCTGGCCGGCTTGGGCGTGCAGGAACTGTCGATGACACCCAACGACATCCCGGCGGTCAAGGCACGTCTGCGTGGCACCGCGCTCAGCGCGCTGCAGCAGCTGGCCGAGCAGGCGTTGAACTGCGAAACCGCCGAGCAAGTGCGCGCACTCGAAGTGCAGCGCGAGGACAGGGCATGA
- the pfkB gene encoding 1-phosphofructokinase: MSLQAITITLNPAIDQTIRLDSLLPGAVHRASSVRNDAGGKGINVAACLADWGSDVAALGVLGGGNAGVFEALFRERGIVDHCQRVAGETRTNLKLVEARSNDTTDINLPGLQLTSAHLQGVADQLAPLLRPGLPVVLSGSLPAGLPDDSWAQLQAQASAAGARVLLDTSGAPLVAALGAAREALPYAVKPNRHELEAWTGRPLTDRAALSAAAHELLARGIQLVVISMGTDGALFVQRDQRLIARPPRLAQGSSVGAGDAMVAGLAAALLDAPTDLEQCARLATAFSMCRLESGDARRLNADGVRRAAADVVIETLS; this comes from the coding sequence ATGAGCCTGCAGGCCATTACCATCACGCTGAATCCGGCGATCGACCAGACCATCCGGCTCGACAGCCTGCTGCCTGGCGCCGTGCATCGGGCCAGCAGCGTGCGTAACGACGCAGGCGGCAAGGGCATCAACGTCGCCGCCTGCCTGGCTGATTGGGGCAGCGATGTCGCCGCACTCGGCGTGCTCGGCGGCGGCAATGCCGGCGTGTTCGAAGCGCTGTTCCGCGAGCGCGGCATCGTCGACCACTGCCAGCGCGTGGCCGGCGAAACCCGCACCAATCTCAAGCTGGTGGAAGCGCGCAGCAACGACACCACCGACATCAACCTGCCCGGCCTGCAACTGACCAGCGCGCATCTGCAAGGCGTGGCCGATCAACTCGCCCCGCTGCTGCGCCCCGGCTTGCCGGTGGTGCTATCCGGCAGCCTGCCGGCCGGCCTGCCCGACGACAGCTGGGCGCAGCTGCAGGCGCAGGCCAGCGCGGCGGGCGCACGCGTGCTGCTCGACACCAGCGGCGCGCCGCTGGTGGCGGCATTGGGCGCTGCCCGCGAGGCCCTGCCTTACGCGGTCAAGCCGAATCGTCATGAACTGGAAGCCTGGACCGGCCGCCCGCTCACCGATCGGGCCGCACTCAGCGCCGCTGCGCACGAACTGCTCGCGCGCGGCATCCAGCTGGTGGTGATTTCGATGGGCACCGACGGCGCGTTGTTCGTGCAGCGCGACCAGCGCCTGATCGCGCGTCCGCCACGGCTGGCACAGGGCAGCAGCGTTGGCGCGGGCGATGCGATGGTGGCCGGCCTGGCCGCCGCGCTGCTGGATGCGCCCACCGATCTGGAGCAGTGCGCGCGGTTGGCCACGGCGTTTTCGATGTGCCGGCTGGAAAGCGGCGACGCGCGCAGGCTCAACGCCGACGGCGTGCGCCGTGCTGCGGCCGACGTCGTGATCGAGACGCTGTCGTGA
- a CDS encoding PTS fructose transporter subunit IIC, protein MSSSIVVIAAGERSTEAVLAAEALRRAATAAGRSVTIEIRSDQGVLGALPTELTNGAAQVLIVGDADADTARFGDAQLLHLSLGALLDDPAAAVGQLAATTAPASTSVATAASGAGGKRIIAITSCPTGIAHTFMAAEGLQQAAKKLGYQMRVETQGSVGAQDALTDEEIRAADVVIIAADREVDLARFGGKRLFKSGTKPAINDGPALINKALAEASVHGGATPASGTAASATASKANGRTGAYKHLMTGVSFMLPFVTAGGLLIALAFALGGIYAGDDAHQGTLAWSLFQIGAKAGFTLMVPALAGYIAYSIADRPGIAPGMIGGLVAANLNAGFLGGIIAGFIAGYGVAALNRYIKLPRNLEGLKPVLILPVLGTLLVGLAMMYVFGQPVADLLAWLTAWLRGMQGSSALLLGLLLGGMMAFDMGGPVNKAAYAFSTGLIASQVYTPMAAAMVAGMTPPLGIALATWVFRNRFTVEERGSATAAGVLGLAFVTEGAIPYAARDPLRTIPALVVGSAVAGAISMSVGAELKAPHGGIFVLLIPNAVTHLAMYVLALLAGVAVTAIALRVLKKPVVDVVA, encoded by the coding sequence ATGTCCTCTTCCATCGTGGTCATCGCCGCCGGCGAACGCAGTACCGAAGCCGTCCTGGCGGCCGAAGCGCTGCGCCGCGCGGCCACCGCCGCCGGGCGCAGCGTGACGATCGAAATCCGCAGCGACCAGGGCGTGCTCGGCGCACTGCCGACCGAGCTGACCAACGGCGCTGCGCAAGTGCTGATCGTCGGCGATGCCGATGCCGACACCGCGCGCTTCGGCGACGCGCAACTGCTGCATCTGAGCCTGGGCGCGTTGCTGGACGACCCGGCCGCCGCCGTCGGCCAGCTCGCTGCCACCACCGCACCCGCCAGCACATCGGTAGCGACCGCTGCGTCCGGCGCAGGCGGCAAGCGCATCATCGCGATCACCTCCTGCCCCACCGGCATCGCCCACACCTTCATGGCCGCCGAGGGCCTGCAGCAGGCCGCCAAGAAGCTGGGCTACCAGATGCGCGTGGAAACGCAGGGCTCGGTGGGCGCGCAGGACGCGCTGACCGACGAGGAAATCCGCGCCGCCGACGTGGTCATCATCGCTGCCGACCGCGAAGTGGACCTGGCCCGCTTCGGCGGCAAGCGGTTGTTCAAGAGCGGTACCAAGCCGGCGATCAACGACGGCCCGGCGCTGATCAACAAGGCGCTGGCCGAAGCCAGCGTGCACGGCGGCGCGACGCCGGCCTCGGGCACGGCCGCCAGCGCCACCGCGAGCAAGGCCAACGGCCGCACCGGCGCCTACAAGCATCTGATGACCGGCGTGTCGTTCATGCTGCCGTTCGTCACCGCCGGCGGCCTGTTGATCGCGCTGGCCTTCGCGCTCGGCGGCATCTATGCCGGCGACGATGCGCATCAGGGCACGCTGGCCTGGTCGCTGTTCCAGATCGGCGCCAAGGCCGGATTCACCCTGATGGTGCCCGCGCTGGCCGGTTACATCGCCTACTCCATCGCCGACCGCCCCGGCATCGCGCCCGGCATGATAGGCGGGTTGGTCGCGGCCAATCTCAATGCCGGTTTCCTCGGCGGGATCATTGCCGGCTTCATCGCCGGCTATGGCGTGGCCGCGCTCAACCGCTACATCAAACTGCCGCGCAACCTGGAAGGGCTCAAGCCGGTGCTGATCCTGCCGGTGCTGGGCACCCTGCTGGTCGGCCTGGCGATGATGTACGTGTTCGGCCAACCGGTGGCCGACCTGCTGGCCTGGCTCACCGCCTGGCTGCGCGGCATGCAGGGCAGCAGCGCACTGCTGCTGGGCCTGTTGCTCGGCGGCATGATGGCCTTCGACATGGGCGGGCCGGTCAACAAGGCCGCCTACGCGTTTTCCACCGGCCTGATCGCCAGCCAGGTCTACACCCCGATGGCCGCGGCCATGGTGGCCGGCATGACCCCGCCGCTGGGCATCGCGCTGGCCACCTGGGTGTTCCGCAATCGTTTCACCGTCGAAGAGCGCGGCTCGGCCACCGCCGCCGGCGTGCTCGGGTTGGCCTTCGTCACCGAAGGGGCGATCCCGTATGCCGCCCGCGACCCGCTGCGCACCATCCCGGCGCTGGTGGTCGGCTCGGCCGTGGCCGGCGCGATCTCGATGTCGGTCGGCGCCGAACTGAAGGCCCCACACGGCGGCATCTTCGTGCTGCTGATTCCCAATGCCGTCACCCACCTGGCGATGTATGTGCTGGCGCTGCTGGCCGGCGTGGCGGTCACCGCGATCGCCCTGCGCGTGCTCAAGAAGCCGGTGGTCGACGTCGTCGCCTGA
- a CDS encoding carbohydrate porin, which translates to MTALLSHRASHRLLCLSLAMALAPLAHAQDAADAFKLKLGYTGEAASMIDGGRKSGDAYAGQLMVGTDVDMDRLFGWNGATVKLYVTNRHGTNLSNSSIGNSTSVQEIYGGQGTRLANFTLLQKLFNDRLELEAGRSVANIHFLGSDLCQYFQGNSACGNPTFVFRTSNFTYWPVSSWAAHATAWVTPKVYVHVGAYEVNPVQAQDGQHGLKWSTDDTTGVVVPYAIGYKNKGGDGTLAAMYELGGWQDNSDYTDPLRDRNGNPAVLSGLGYDNKQGRSGLFGRFEQQVTNPDPSGNQGLTVFAAILKSTSGQAIEDHFVQLGLVQKGTFASRPQDNIAFVITQQKYSDDAIENLRLARASAGGTGTPADNQIMMELSYGIQVTKRLRIAPNLHYVINPDQFNEPTRTNDLKNALIAGMRVDWNL; encoded by the coding sequence ATGACCGCCCTGCTCTCCCACCGCGCTTCCCATCGTCTGCTGTGCCTGTCGCTTGCCATGGCGCTGGCCCCCTTGGCCCACGCGCAGGACGCCGCCGACGCCTTCAAGCTCAAGCTCGGCTACACCGGCGAAGCCGCTTCGATGATCGATGGCGGCCGCAAGAGCGGCGACGCCTACGCCGGCCAGCTGATGGTCGGCACCGACGTGGACATGGACCGCCTGTTCGGCTGGAACGGCGCCACCGTCAAGTTGTACGTCACCAACCGCCACGGCACCAACCTGTCCAACAGCAGCATCGGCAACAGCACCTCTGTGCAGGAAATCTACGGCGGCCAGGGCACGCGCCTAGCCAACTTCACCCTGCTGCAAAAACTCTTCAACGACCGCCTGGAACTGGAAGCCGGCCGCAGCGTGGCCAACATCCACTTCCTCGGCTCGGACCTGTGCCAGTACTTCCAGGGCAACTCCGCGTGCGGCAACCCCACCTTCGTGTTCCGCACCAGCAACTTCACCTACTGGCCGGTCTCCAGCTGGGCCGCGCATGCCACCGCCTGGGTCACGCCCAAGGTCTATGTGCATGTGGGCGCGTATGAAGTGAACCCCGTGCAGGCACAAGACGGCCAGCACGGCCTGAAGTGGAGCACCGACGACACCACCGGCGTGGTGGTGCCTTACGCCATCGGCTACAAGAACAAGGGCGGCGACGGCACGCTGGCGGCGATGTACGAACTCGGCGGCTGGCAGGACAACTCCGACTACACCGACCCGCTGCGCGACCGCAACGGCAACCCCGCCGTCCTCAGCGGCTTGGGCTATGACAACAAGCAAGGCCGCTCGGGCCTGTTCGGCCGCTTCGAGCAGCAGGTCACCAACCCGGACCCGTCCGGCAACCAGGGGCTGACGGTCTTCGCCGCCATCCTCAAGAGCACCAGCGGCCAGGCGATCGAAGACCACTTCGTGCAACTGGGCCTGGTGCAGAAAGGCACCTTCGCCAGCCGCCCGCAGGACAACATTGCGTTTGTGATCACCCAACAGAAGTACAGCGACGACGCCATCGAAAACCTGCGCCTGGCGCGCGCTTCCGCCGGCGGCACCGGCACCCCGGCCGACAACCAGATCATGATGGAGCTGAGCTACGGCATCCAGGTCACCAAGCGCCTGCGCATCGCCCCCAACCTGCATTACGTGATCAACCCGGACCAGTTCAACGAACCCACGCGCACCAATGATCTGAAGAATGCGTTGATCGC